From the genome of Lentilactobacillus buchneri, one region includes:
- a CDS encoding amino acid permease produces MERDDVESHAESIKNANQITGFQLFSMTTSMVMTVYGFAAFAKQGPTALFFLFLAGILWFIPVTKAAGEMASIDGWSRGGIFTWARNMLGEKTGWAALFYQWVHITVGMNTMMYFIIGCLSISVGLPIMNDNPFVKFGLMMVILWGLILVQQRGTKLTGKIAQWCFTLGVIIPVFFLLAIFIIYLAQGNPMLININFHSILPSSWSGDVLVGFVPFMLAFAGAEGSAPHVKDLDHPRVYPKVMLALAIAAIVSDIVGSMAIAGTIPNKDIQLSTGIVYAYGALVQKFGISVVIVEKLSGFLLAVGVLGEISSWVVGPNAGMFEAAKSGFLPPRFSKANKYGVETNVMILQGIIVSIMGALLTFGAGGSKANLSFQTAMSLTVALYTLMYMLLFISYLVLQIKHSDLNRPYVASKSKVMRLVYGGLGFILSAFGFFVTFFPPKDMIASSQRTYLTLLLTGFAVVFFIPFILYRYHKRWANELGLPAEETEKPTVVITPQAHGETAKK; encoded by the coding sequence TTGGAAAGAGACGACGTTGAATCTCATGCTGAAAGCATTAAAAACGCCAACCAGATCACCGGGTTTCAGTTGTTCTCAATGACAACTTCCATGGTGATGACAGTTTATGGCTTTGCGGCATTTGCTAAGCAAGGCCCCACAGCATTGTTCTTTCTCTTCTTGGCTGGGATCTTATGGTTTATTCCAGTTACGAAGGCAGCTGGAGAAATGGCTTCCATTGACGGCTGGAGCCGAGGTGGAATATTTACCTGGGCAAGAAATATGTTGGGTGAAAAAACTGGATGGGCGGCATTGTTCTATCAATGGGTTCACATTACCGTTGGAATGAACACGATGATGTACTTTATTATTGGATGCCTTTCAATAAGTGTCGGATTACCAATCATGAATGATAATCCATTCGTAAAGTTTGGATTAATGATGGTTATCTTATGGGGATTGATTTTGGTCCAACAAAGAGGAACGAAATTAACTGGTAAGATCGCGCAATGGTGTTTCACATTAGGTGTTATTATTCCGGTATTTTTCTTACTTGCAATCTTCATTATCTACCTTGCACAAGGCAACCCAATGCTGATCAATATCAATTTCCATAGTATTCTTCCAAGCAGTTGGAGTGGGGATGTACTTGTTGGGTTTGTTCCATTTATGTTAGCATTTGCCGGTGCTGAAGGATCCGCTCCGCATGTTAAGGATTTGGATCATCCACGTGTCTATCCTAAGGTTATGTTGGCTTTAGCCATCGCGGCTATCGTTTCAGATATTGTCGGAAGTATGGCTATCGCTGGAACAATTCCTAATAAGGATATTCAATTAAGTACTGGAATTGTATACGCATATGGCGCACTGGTACAAAAGTTTGGAATTAGTGTTGTTATCGTAGAAAAGCTTAGTGGATTCTTGCTTGCTGTCGGCGTTCTTGGTGAAATTAGTAGTTGGGTCGTGGGCCCGAATGCCGGAATGTTTGAAGCAGCTAAGTCAGGATTCTTACCACCACGATTTTCTAAAGCAAATAAATATGGTGTTGAAACAAATGTCATGATTTTACAAGGAATTATCGTATCAATCATGGGTGCATTATTAACATTTGGAGCAGGTGGAAGTAAAGCTAACCTTTCCTTCCAAACCGCAATGAGCTTGACCGTTGCACTTTATACACTAATGTACATGTTGCTATTCATTAGTTACTTGGTACTTCAAATTAAGCACAGCGATTTGAACCGACCTTACGTTGCATCCAAGAGTAAGGTTATGAGATTAGTATATGGTGGATTAGGATTCATACTTTCTGCGTTTGGATTCTTTGTAACATTCTTCCCGCCAAAGGATATGATCGCATCTTCGCAAAGAACATATCTTACATTGCTATTAACTGGATTTGCTGTTGTATTCTTCATTCCGTTTATTTTGTATCGTTACCACAAACGTTGGGCAAACGAGTTGGGACTTCCTGCAGAAGAAACAGAAAAACCAACTGTTGTTATTACCCCACAGGCGCATGGAGAAACTGCTAAAAAGTAG
- a CDS encoding TetR/AcrR family transcriptional regulator C-terminal domain-containing protein, giving the protein MDSIAKHELSTSLEELVTKTSFDDVSVKLIVSNTSFNRQTFYYHFQDKFDCLQYTLSEFADKIASDMDYSNWQECYLRIFRYIDYHKEFMQHIVDSQAYSLFTDFVLQSIDLMLHGVLKSLQKDVSRNRMQEQPWKLFEYGLQGIIINWFTDGLRENPELLVNDLLNIDMPHLKMLLGVDTDRIDQTGHFVHSTSTI; this is encoded by the coding sequence ATGGACTCAATAGCCAAGCATGAATTAAGCACATCCTTAGAAGAACTTGTAACTAAGACATCTTTCGATGATGTATCTGTAAAATTAATTGTTTCAAATACTTCTTTTAATAGACAAACTTTCTATTATCATTTTCAAGATAAATTTGACTGCCTTCAGTACACACTGTCTGAGTTTGCTGACAAAATTGCGTCAGATATGGATTACTCAAATTGGCAAGAATGCTACTTGAGGATATTCAGATATATTGATTATCATAAAGAGTTTATGCAGCATATCGTGGATTCTCAAGCATACTCACTTTTTACGGACTTCGTTCTTCAATCAATTGATTTGATGCTCCATGGGGTTCTGAAATCTCTCCAAAAGGATGTTTCACGTAATCGAATGCAAGAACAACCTTGGAAGCTTTTTGAGTATGGACTACAGGGTATCATTATCAACTGGTTTACAGATGGGTTGAGAGAGAATCCAGAATTGTTAGTCAACGATTTATTGAATATTGATATGCCTCATCTTAAGATGCTTCTTGGAGTTGATACAGATCGTATTGATCAAACTGGACACTTTGTCCATTCCACGTCTACCATATAG
- a CDS encoding fluoride efflux transporter FluC — translation MTTMIWVGFGTGLGAACRYGITVLGKLVSPTIPYATILINVIGSFLAGYLTGSQLPGTGALFLLTGVCGGFTTFSTFSVDTFVLVRNRQYLVAGWYWLGTVALGVLAVVCGLWLGR, via the coding sequence ATGACAACGATGATCTGGGTAGGATTCGGCACCGGATTGGGAGCTGCTTGCCGTTATGGGATAACCGTTCTGGGCAAATTGGTATCACCGACGATTCCCTACGCGACAATTTTAATTAATGTGATTGGCTCGTTTCTGGCCGGATATTTGACTGGGAGTCAGCTACCGGGAACTGGGGCGCTATTTTTGCTGACTGGGGTTTGCGGTGGCTTCACCACTTTTTCAACGTTTTCCGTCGATACGTTTGTCTTGGTTCGCAATCGTCAGTATTTGGTTGCCGGTTGGTATTGGCTTGGGACGGTTGCCTTAGGTGTTTTGGCCGTGGTTTGCGGTTTGTGGTTGGGTCGATAA
- a CDS encoding fluoride efflux transporter FluC, producing the protein MKNNGWYRLGQVSAVFCGGALGGIARYEIGNWIHSANGLFGTSVVNLVGCFLLTFTIYGLDLRFDLPEWQILGLGTGFVGAFTTFSTFTVQFVQGISSNPLGSLIFLLVNLMGGMLCVLLGYLAATAVGRRQR; encoded by the coding sequence ATGAAAAATAATGGCTGGTATCGATTAGGGCAGGTTAGTGCGGTATTCTGCGGTGGCGCGCTGGGCGGCATTGCCCGATATGAAATTGGAAACTGGATCCATAGTGCCAATGGGTTGTTTGGAACCAGCGTCGTAAATTTGGTGGGGTGCTTTTTACTGACGTTTACAATCTATGGCCTAGATTTGCGGTTTGATTTACCGGAGTGGCAGATTCTTGGGCTTGGTACTGGATTCGTTGGAGCTTTCACCACTTTTTCAACTTTTACTGTCCAATTTGTGCAGGGGATTTCCAGCAATCCCTTGGGCTCACTGATCTTCTTACTGGTCAATCTCATGGGTGGCATGCTCTGTGTCCTCCTTGGCTACTTAGCGGCTACTGCAGTTGGGAGGCGTCAGCGATGA
- a CDS encoding SDR family oxidoreductase, with translation MKYAVTGATGKFGQTVIKVLAENVDNRDIIALARNTEKAEKLLPGIEARPGSYDSQEVLEKSLAGVDKLLLISSIPGQAVSRIQQHQNVINAAKKAGVRFIAYTSFPHADTAKSPLAVDHKNTEQAIRQSGIGYSFLRNNWYLENERLQIPAAINNRPFVYSAGNGRVGWALEREYAEAAAKVLMTDEPKTVYEFSGPQHDYADLARALQLVTDNDFEVMSVSDDEYRKRLVATGYSPAAAASIVGMQRLIRNGDLEETSNDLPEALGHPLPTFEESLKEVIDKLKK, from the coding sequence ATGAAATACGCCGTTACCGGGGCCACGGGAAAATTTGGTCAAACTGTCATTAAAGTGTTAGCTGAAAACGTTGATAACCGAGACATCATCGCACTGGCACGGAACACTGAGAAGGCTGAGAAACTGTTGCCGGGTATTGAAGCTCGACCAGGGTCCTATGATTCGCAGGAGGTGCTGGAAAAGTCACTGGCCGGTGTCGATAAGCTGCTGTTAATTTCCTCAATTCCGGGTCAGGCAGTCAGCCGTATCCAACAACACCAAAACGTGATTAACGCCGCTAAAAAAGCCGGTGTCCGGTTCATCGCCTACACCAGCTTCCCACACGCAGACACTGCCAAATCACCACTTGCCGTTGACCACAAGAATACTGAACAGGCTATCCGTCAATCGGGAATTGGTTACTCATTCTTACGAAACAACTGGTATCTGGAAAATGAGCGCCTGCAGATTCCCGCAGCCATTAACAACCGACCCTTCGTCTATTCTGCCGGAAACGGCCGGGTTGGCTGGGCACTGGAACGGGAGTACGCCGAAGCAGCTGCCAAAGTTTTAATGACCGATGAGCCGAAAACAGTGTATGAATTTTCCGGACCGCAACACGACTATGCCGATTTGGCCCGCGCCTTACAGTTAGTCACCGATAACGACTTTGAAGTGATGTCGGTTTCCGATGACGAATACCGTAAGCGCCTTGTGGCCACAGGATACAGTCCGGCAGCTGCCGCTTCAATCGTTGGCATGCAGCGCTTGATTCGAAATGGTGACCTGGAAGAAACCTCCAACGACCTCCCTGAAGCTTTGGGACATCCGCTACCGACTTTTGAGGAATCACTTAAGGAAGTCATTGATAAATTGAAGAAGTAA
- a CDS encoding ABC transporter ATP-binding protein, which yields MAYIDVKHVSKIYGSGEQEVRANDDINFEIKKGELTIIVGASGAGESTLLNILGGMDTPTKGDIIVNDRNIATYSPKQLTTYRRLSVGFVFQFYNLIPNLTALENVELASQISPDSLDVPEVMKDVGLAKRTNNFPAQLSGGEQQRVAIARAIAKNPELLLCDEPTGALDYKTGKSILKLLQDFSHKTDKNVIIVTHNGMIKPMADHIIEIGDGQVKNDELNDSPEPVEEIEW from the coding sequence ATGGCATATATCGACGTCAAACACGTATCCAAAATTTACGGCAGCGGCGAGCAGGAAGTCCGCGCCAACGACGACATTAATTTTGAAATTAAAAAGGGCGAACTCACAATTATTGTCGGCGCCTCGGGAGCGGGGGAATCCACGCTGCTCAACATTTTAGGCGGAATGGATACGCCCACTAAAGGAGACATAATCGTCAACGATCGCAATATCGCGACCTATTCGCCAAAACAGCTAACGACCTATCGACGGCTGTCAGTCGGATTTGTCTTCCAGTTCTACAATCTGATCCCCAACCTCACCGCTTTGGAAAACGTCGAGTTGGCATCCCAAATTTCACCAGACTCACTGGACGTACCCGAGGTCATGAAAGACGTTGGCCTGGCCAAACGAACCAACAATTTCCCAGCCCAACTATCCGGCGGCGAGCAGCAGCGAGTCGCCATTGCCCGGGCGATCGCCAAGAACCCCGAGCTGCTCCTCTGTGACGAGCCAACTGGGGCACTGGATTATAAAACCGGTAAAAGCATCCTCAAGTTACTCCAAGATTTCAGCCACAAAACGGACAAGAACGTGATCATCGTTACCCACAATGGCATGATTAAACCAATGGCTGACCACATCATCGAAATTGGTGACGGTCAGGTTAAGAATGATGAGTTGAATGATTCGCCGGAACCAGTTGAGGAAATTGAGTGGTAA
- a CDS encoding discoidin domain-containing protein: protein MKSKILFSALLSVSFGLAMGLTGNISHFKVAFAQEQSSDSQSTTTTSKQNLEQDIRRAEKLQPRIKSYAQLSQNRVNRSLKMAKSLVNSDSATQTQLDTVDLLLSSSMENQNLVKKTKTHYSAVPVGKTWRDTQGAPIQAHGGGFLKQTDKHGNPIYYWVGEDKNHNKSSFNGINLYSSHDLLNWTYRETVIAPSLTNTSLLGNKIERPKLLYNKKTHKYVIWGHWEDQSNYSSSQICVATSNSATGKYTFEGHWRPGSDATHRNWRIRTLADGTRQVEDSNGSIINGATPDEMNNNPSIWGYSSRDFTLYQDGNDAYLITSGGKNMMIFKLNDDFTDVDTNSMKPYTLFDNYREAPAMIHSGKYYFLITSSQTGWYPNQASYSYTTNIADPNSWTKPSSSSPQLLGNNTAFYSQSTNIMQVGNKKTPEYLYLGDRWDANALGSSTYVWLPLSISNQNSGNPSMNLQYNPNWKLNTSTNKITNNQDLLLSQGKPASTDATQSSDSSLALNNANDGKYTQDSGYFKPLTGNGQTVKMPFSYTVDLQRAYNLSRVDISFNNGGNTSYYPAYKVYTSNDNKTWKLAADGSNNQNVGFTSDKLSGKARYVKVTVSQFNTYGTNTPANAAAGIDEFQVYGQK from the coding sequence ATGAAATCCAAAATCCTCTTTAGTGCATTACTGAGTGTTAGCTTTGGTTTGGCAATGGGTTTAACCGGAAATATTAGTCATTTCAAGGTTGCATTTGCTCAAGAACAAAGTAGTGATAGCCAGTCAACTACGACTACCAGCAAGCAAAATCTAGAACAAGATATTAGACGAGCCGAAAAACTTCAGCCAAGGATTAAGTCATACGCTCAACTGAGTCAGAATCGGGTCAATCGATCACTCAAAATGGCAAAATCACTTGTGAACAGCGATTCCGCAACTCAAACACAGCTGGACACGGTCGATTTATTATTGTCCTCTTCAATGGAGAATCAGAATTTAGTCAAAAAGACCAAGACTCACTATTCGGCGGTTCCCGTTGGAAAAACTTGGCGAGATACTCAAGGAGCACCAATTCAGGCCCACGGAGGTGGCTTTCTTAAACAGACTGACAAGCATGGCAACCCCATTTATTATTGGGTCGGGGAAGATAAAAACCACAACAAGTCTAGTTTCAACGGCATCAACTTATACTCATCCCACGACTTATTAAACTGGACATACCGAGAAACGGTTATTGCACCATCGCTGACCAACACAAGTTTGTTAGGCAACAAGATCGAGCGGCCAAAGCTACTTTACAACAAGAAAACACACAAATATGTTATCTGGGGCCACTGGGAGGACCAAAGCAACTATTCAAGCAGCCAAATCTGTGTTGCAACTAGTAACTCTGCAACGGGCAAATATACTTTTGAGGGCCATTGGCGACCGGGATCTGATGCAACTCATCGAAACTGGCGAATCCGAACGCTGGCTGATGGAACCCGTCAAGTTGAAGATAGCAACGGTTCGATTATCAATGGTGCCACTCCAGATGAGATGAACAATAATCCAAGCATTTGGGGTTATTCATCCCGTGATTTCACGCTCTATCAAGACGGCAATGATGCTTATCTCATTACCTCTGGTGGGAAAAACATGATGATTTTCAAATTGAATGATGACTTTACTGACGTTGATACCAACTCGATGAAGCCATACACACTGTTTGATAATTATCGGGAAGCCCCAGCGATGATTCATTCTGGCAAGTACTACTTCTTAATTACCTCCAGCCAAACCGGTTGGTATCCAAACCAGGCATCCTATTCGTATACGACCAACATTGCTGATCCGAATAGTTGGACCAAGCCAAGCAGCTCATCCCCACAATTACTTGGAAATAACACGGCATTTTATAGTCAATCAACAAACATTATGCAAGTTGGTAACAAAAAAACACCTGAATATCTTTATCTAGGTGACCGATGGGACGCCAATGCCCTTGGTTCTTCCACTTACGTTTGGCTGCCACTTTCCATCAGCAATCAAAATTCCGGCAACCCTTCCATGAATCTACAGTACAATCCAAATTGGAAATTAAATACTTCAACGAACAAAATCACCAACAATCAAGACCTGTTATTGTCTCAAGGCAAGCCTGCAAGCACAGATGCAACTCAAAGTTCTGATTCCAGTTTGGCACTCAACAATGCCAACGATGGCAAATATACACAGGACAGCGGTTATTTTAAACCGTTAACAGGCAACGGACAAACTGTCAAAATGCCGTTCAGTTACACTGTGGATCTTCAAAGAGCTTACAACCTTTCACGAGTTGATATCTCATTCAACAACGGTGGTAACACCAGCTACTACCCGGCATACAAGGTTTATACAAGTAACGACAACAAAACCTGGAAATTAGCTGCAGATGGCTCTAATAATCAAAATGTTGGTTTCACAAGCGACAAATTAAGTGGCAAAGCAAGGTATGTCAAAGTAACTGTTTCACAATTCAATACGTATGGCACGAACACACCTGCCAATGCGGCCGCAGGAATTGATGAGTTTCAGGTTTATGGTCAAAAATAA
- a CDS encoding serine hydrolase, with product MLFLAGLLSVGGLMAGNKAFAAYNAVMATSNKHYDAQIVNQTTVKRGYNLYTDGPYNTNATTKTADGNGYKYNNAYVRVLQIKTTKTGTYVLLRYYNQKLGWMNIHGIKSVSFNTIASNMMKQYNVVGTAVLASAGSNNTAVVSNGYANALRNVVNTSNGTVVYPLASLQKAMTGAIIQQLISAGQLTPTTPLSKYYPTVPYSSQITIAEMLSMTSGIDNTDVTPSSQLTENQAYASMIQRLKSTGQNTYNYSDANFVLLAGIISKVTGKSYAQNLQSRIFNAVGMKNTIIVGSKQPSTKSTVAVGYTNQGKYNYQDADAVSYARLSAIPGAGNLLSTPSDFYKFVQGLQNGQILSASQFQQLTSYGNYYSGGLYVNKDGLKYNNGSFGVSSFHTSYYARDDNYHMALVFMNQYPLVGGISAKAFTQKMYDVATYY from the coding sequence ATGTTATTCTTGGCGGGCCTGTTGTCTGTTGGGGGCTTGATGGCCGGAAACAAGGCCTTTGCTGCCTATAATGCGGTGATGGCAACCAGCAATAAGCATTACGATGCCCAAATTGTGAATCAAACGACCGTCAAACGCGGCTATAATTTATACACCGACGGTCCTTACAATACCAACGCCACGACCAAGACGGCCGATGGCAATGGTTATAAATATAACAATGCCTATGTCCGGGTCCTGCAGATCAAGACCACCAAGACTGGTACTTACGTGTTATTGAGGTACTACAACCAGAAGCTGGGCTGGATGAATATTCACGGGATCAAGTCTGTGAGTTTCAATACGATTGCCAGTAACATGATGAAGCAATATAACGTGGTTGGAACAGCCGTTTTGGCTTCTGCCGGCAGCAACAATACCGCCGTTGTCAGCAATGGCTATGCCAATGCGTTGAGAAACGTGGTTAACACCAGCAACGGAACGGTTGTCTATCCGCTGGCTTCGCTGCAAAAGGCGATGACTGGCGCCATTATCCAACAGTTGATCAGTGCCGGCCAGTTGACGCCGACAACACCGTTAAGCAAGTACTACCCGACCGTGCCATATAGCAGTCAAATTACAATTGCTGAAATGCTGTCGATGACGTCTGGCATTGATAACACTGATGTGACGCCAAGCAGCCAATTGACGGAAAATCAGGCGTACGCCAGCATGATTCAGCGCCTGAAGTCGACCGGTCAGAATACTTATAATTACAGTGATGCCAATTTCGTGCTGTTGGCCGGTATTATTTCCAAGGTGACCGGCAAAAGCTATGCCCAAAATCTACAGAGCCGGATTTTTAACGCGGTTGGGATGAAGAATACCATCATCGTGGGCAGTAAGCAGCCCAGCACCAAGTCAACGGTGGCGGTCGGCTACACCAATCAAGGTAAATACAATTACCAGGATGCCGACGCGGTTTCTTATGCCCGACTCTCGGCAATTCCCGGTGCCGGCAACCTGTTAAGCACCCCGAGTGATTTTTATAAATTCGTTCAGGGCCTGCAAAACGGGCAGATCTTGTCAGCCAGTCAGTTCCAGCAATTGACCAGCTATGGCAACTACTATTCCGGCGGCCTGTACGTCAATAAGGATGGCCTGAAATACAATAATGGCTCCTTTGGCGTCTCAAGTTTCCATACCAGTTACTACGCCCGAGATGACAACTACCACATGGCACTGGTCTTTATGAACCAGTATCCGCTGGTGGGGGGCATTAGTGCGAAGGCCTTTACGCAGAAGATGTATGATGTGGCGACTTATTATTGA
- the dltD gene encoding D-alanyl-lipoteichoic acid biosynthesis protein DltD, giving the protein MSVKKRLFMIFGPIFAAALLMLAVFLSPLWSGFSYVNPTVVDNAAASLSPQVLKGQLIKRNALEHGYVPFFGSSEWSRFDPFHPSVLAAKYKRSYRPFLLGARGSQSLTHFFVMQSVNPQLKNKKAVVFVSPQWFTPKGEDPNAFSFYYSTLQTTNWIKQQNGSKMDRYAAYRLLQMPSGNSDKVIAGALARIAAGLKPTTSQMLYVNLRNRILLNEDQIFSRYRIPLNNEETIDKNEELLPAQYNYQKLDQLAGKIGAEKTSSNDFQISNSFWNRRLKTHVKKLKGFQSNMSFLKSPEYSDFQLMLNQFANDHTKVLFIIPPINAKWQKYTGLSAKMLDQFSNKITYQLRSQGFTHIDNLSHDGNVPYFMTDTIHPGWRGWLKMDQAIRPFLTKKVKTPHYRIDNYYYSKDWQNESGSDNDFDE; this is encoded by the coding sequence ATGAGTGTTAAAAAGCGGCTCTTCATGATATTTGGGCCGATTTTTGCTGCAGCACTGTTGATGCTGGCCGTGTTTTTATCGCCGCTGTGGTCGGGGTTCAGCTATGTGAATCCCACAGTCGTCGACAACGCCGCCGCATCGCTTTCGCCGCAGGTTTTAAAAGGCCAGCTGATTAAACGTAACGCACTTGAACATGGTTATGTCCCATTCTTTGGTTCATCAGAGTGGTCGCGGTTTGACCCGTTTCATCCTTCTGTTCTGGCGGCCAAGTACAAACGAAGTTATCGGCCGTTCTTGCTTGGTGCCCGGGGCAGTCAGTCACTGACGCATTTCTTTGTCATGCAGTCGGTCAATCCCCAGTTAAAAAATAAAAAGGCCGTCGTTTTCGTATCCCCCCAGTGGTTCACGCCCAAGGGAGAAGACCCCAATGCCTTTTCGTTCTATTATTCAACTTTGCAAACGACCAATTGGATTAAGCAGCAGAACGGATCCAAAATGGATCGTTATGCCGCTTATCGGCTCTTGCAGATGCCTTCCGGTAATTCCGACAAGGTGATTGCCGGCGCGTTGGCACGGATCGCTGCCGGTCTAAAGCCGACAACTTCTCAAATGTTGTATGTCAATTTGCGCAACCGCATTTTGCTGAATGAAGATCAAATCTTCTCGCGATATCGGATCCCGCTGAACAACGAGGAAACCATCGATAAGAACGAGGAGCTGCTTCCAGCTCAATACAACTATCAAAAGTTGGATCAGCTGGCTGGCAAAATTGGTGCCGAAAAGACGTCTTCAAATGATTTCCAAATTTCCAACAGCTTTTGGAATCGCCGATTGAAGACCCACGTGAAGAAACTCAAGGGGTTCCAGTCCAATATGAGCTTCTTAAAGTCGCCTGAATATAGTGATTTCCAATTGATGCTCAACCAATTTGCCAACGACCATACCAAGGTGTTATTCATCATTCCGCCGATTAACGCAAAATGGCAGAAGTACACCGGTTTGTCGGCAAAAATGCTGGATCAGTTCAGCAATAAAATTACTTATCAGCTGCGGTCACAAGGATTTACCCACATTGACAATCTCAGCCATGACGGCAACGTTCCTTACTTTATGACCGACACAATCCACCCTGGCTGGCGGGGCTGGCTGAAAATGGATCAGGCAATTCGGCCGTTTTTGACGAAGAAGGTCAAGACACCGCATTACCGAATTGACAACTACTATTACTCTAAAGATTGGCAAAATGAAAGTGGAAGTGACAACGATTTTGATGAATAA
- the dltC gene encoding D-alanine--poly(phosphoribitol) ligase subunit DltC produces MDDKQTVLDILKDLTGEDFSDNLDEDLYSSALLDSMGTVQLLLDLQDKLGVQAPVSEFDRNEWNTPAKIIAKVEAAK; encoded by the coding sequence ATGGATGATAAACAAACGGTACTTGATATTTTAAAAGATTTAACTGGTGAAGATTTTTCTGACAATTTGGATGAAGATTTATACTCAAGTGCGTTGCTGGATTCAATGGGGACGGTGCAGTTACTGCTGGATCTCCAAGATAAATTGGGCGTTCAAGCCCCCGTTTCAGAATTCGATCGAAACGAGTGGAACACCCCTGCTAAAATTATTGCGAAAGTTGAAGCAGCCAAATGA
- the dltB gene encoding D-alanyl-lipoteichoic acid biosynthesis protein DltB — MRWYIPYGNPTYFIWLALAIIPLMIGLLYGHRFRGYQTIISLFFLILTFGGPNWKTGISLSGYLIYQLILVWLYSGYRQKKDTPNKGWIFVTAVVLAIVPLVIVKLTPLFTPGRQSIIGFMGISYITFKVVQTIMETRDGMIKEFHPVLFGQFLLFFPTISSGPIDRYRRFEADYAKVPEQSAYLDMIQKGVRYVFQGFVYKFVLAYYFGSVLMPQIQMRALMAHGFSWNIVAYMYAYSMDLFFDFAGYSLFAVGISYLMGIKTPMNFNQPFKSKNIKDFWNRWHMTLSFWFRDYIFMRLVFFCMKHHIFKSRTTTANVCYVINMLIMGFWHGETWYYITYGLYHGFAMVINDTWLRFKKKHQDHIPHNKFTEAFAIFLTFNVVCFSFLIFSGFLNTLFFAPKPF, encoded by the coding sequence ATGAGATGGTACATTCCATACGGCAATCCAACCTACTTCATCTGGCTGGCGCTGGCGATTATCCCGTTAATGATTGGGTTGTTGTATGGGCACCGGTTCCGCGGCTACCAGACGATTATCTCGCTGTTCTTCCTGATTTTGACCTTTGGTGGGCCCAACTGGAAAACCGGGATCTCACTGAGTGGTTACTTGATTTATCAGTTGATCCTCGTGTGGCTGTACTCAGGGTACCGGCAGAAAAAGGACACGCCTAATAAGGGGTGGATCTTTGTCACCGCGGTGGTCTTGGCGATCGTTCCTTTGGTTATCGTCAAACTCACGCCGCTGTTTACGCCTGGTCGCCAATCGATTATCGGCTTTATGGGTATTTCCTACATTACCTTTAAAGTCGTGCAGACCATCATGGAAACCCGTGATGGGATGATTAAAGAATTCCACCCGGTGTTGTTTGGCCAGTTCCTATTGTTCTTCCCGACCATTTCTTCAGGACCAATTGACCGTTACCGGCGGTTTGAAGCTGATTATGCCAAGGTGCCGGAGCAGAGTGCCTACCTGGATATGATTCAAAAGGGTGTCCGCTACGTTTTCCAAGGCTTTGTCTACAAATTCGTCCTGGCCTACTACTTTGGTTCGGTACTGATGCCCCAGATTCAAATGCGGGCGTTGATGGCTCACGGCTTTTCCTGGAACATCGTCGCTTACATGTATGCTTACAGTATGGATTTATTCTTTGATTTCGCTGGTTACAGTTTGTTCGCTGTCGGCATCAGTTATCTGATGGGTATCAAGACGCCGATGAACTTCAATCAGCCGTTTAAATCCAAGAACATCAAGGACTTCTGGAACCGTTGGCACATGACTCTGTCATTTTGGTTCCGTGATTACATTTTCATGCGGTTAGTCTTCTTCTGCATGAAGCATCACATCTTCAAGAGTCGAACCACCACAGCCAACGTGTGCTACGTGATTAACATGCTCATCATGGGATTCTGGCACGGCGAGACCTGGTACTACATCACTTATGGTCTCTACCATGGGTTTGCGATGGTCATCAACGACACCTGGCTGCGGTTCAAGAAGAAGCATCAAGACCACATTCCGCATAACAAATTTACAGAAGCCTTTGCGATTTTTCTGACATTTAACGTTGTTTGTTTCAGTTTCCTGATTTTCTCAGGATTCTTGAACACATTGTTCTTTGCACCGAAACCATTTTAA